The following coding sequences are from one Xiphophorus couchianus chromosome 22, X_couchianus-1.0, whole genome shotgun sequence window:
- the msh6 gene encoding DNA mismatch repair protein Msh6 — protein sequence MAKQSSLFNFFTKSPPPVSKPKQSSSPAEADLPSSVERSNSSPKEEARQTQSNQQQQQQPSKNTKVKQSKTASGGFQKLFGDKAATTENSSKCSFGAGALVWAKLEGHPWWPCMVVPQPLTGQQMRGKGRDQRIHVHFFDEPPTRGWVSTKYIREYQGSDSSDVKPGGVFFSSKPVIRHAMELADKSYFDSPEKRLKMPVCRDPSDEEEEDEEEEEMELDKSAVSDEEVSDMDEKKSKEVKLPKVSRRSSRSSAEQGGKPKRRRIIVASDSDGSDEEFKPEQAASTSEEEEEEATMSSEEEEKESSQESEADSPIKPVKRKRPADKSVSKKANTPATPSAGPKRAPKTITADAKTRLSAFSAPDSFESQANGSGPAGGATTWDHEKLEWLQDGRRKDGKRRRQSEDDYDPTTLYVPEDFLNRNTPGMRRWWQLKSGMFDTVIFYKVGKFYELYHMDAVIGVNELGLTFMKGTWAHSGFPEIGFARFSDVLVQKGYKVARVEQTETPEMMEARCKTMAKPTKFDRVVRREVCRIITRGTQTYSVLDGAPSESQSKFLLSLKEKAEDESSGRHRTYGVCFADTSVGYFHIGQFSDDRHCSRLRTLIAHFPPAEVLFEKSNPSAETRKILKASLSSALQEGLNAGTQFWDAQKTLKTLSEENYFEEAAGDGFLPAFLRRMTLESDSLCLSPKEGYELALSALGGCIFYLKKCLVDKELLSMANFEEYVPVDVELEKAAGPASFFSQTRQRMVLDGVTLANLEIFQNGSGGTEGTLLERLDSCSTPFGKRLLKQWLCAPLCNPASIRDRLDAMDDLIAAQAQAADVSELLKKLPDLERLLSKIHSIGTPLKGQDHPDSRAVLYEEVTYSKRKIADFLSALEGFKTMQEIISAFTPTSGDIRSTLLRQIVSLKTEEDGLFPDLSAELKRWETAFDHQKARTTGVITPKTGFDPEFDQALAEIKTCERDLQDYLERQKKRLGCKNMAYWGTGRNRFQMEVPDSVSERNIPEEYEVKSTKKGYKRYVTKESERLFSELQGFEEKRDAALKDCMRRLFYNFDKNYRDWRTAVECMAVLDVLLALSRYSLGGDGPMARPQVVLPEDNDRGTPFINLTGSRHPCVTKTFFGDDFIPNDIFIGCPGNSEGDEVEGRASCVLVTGPNMGGKSTLMRQCGLVIILAQLGCYVPAESLCFTPVDRVFTRLGASDRIMAGESTFYVELSETASILHHATRHSLVLLDELGRGTATYDGTAIASAVVKELADKICCRTLFSTHYHSLVEDYANNATVRLGHMACMVENECEDPSQETITFLYKFITGACPKSYGFNAARLANLPEEVIQSGHRKAREFERSTISLRLFRKLCQFAEDAAPDNARFTSLVQLLNTL from the exons ATGGCGAAGCAAAGCTCTCTGTTCAACTTTTTCACCAAGTCTCCGCCGCCGGTTTCCAAACCGAAGCAGAGTTCCTCCCCGGCCGAGGCGGACCTGCCGAGCTCCGTGGAAAGGTCCAACTCGTCTCCCAAGGAGGAAGCCAGACAGACGCAAagcaaccagcagcagcagcagcagccgagTAAGAACACGAAAGTTAAACAGAGCAAGACTGCAAGCGGAGGATTCCAGAAACTGTTCGGAGACAAGGCCGCGACGACTGAAAACAG TTCCAAATGCTCATTTGGTGCTGGAGCCCTAGTGTGGGCCAAACTGGAAGGACACCCCTGGTGGCCATGCATGGTGGTACCTCAACCTCTGACAGGCCAGCAAATGAGGGGCAAAGGTCGGGATCAGCGCATACATGTCCATTTCTTTGATGAACCTCCAACTAGAGGATGGGTCAGCACCAAATACATTAGAGAGTACCAAG GGTCTGACAGCAGTGACGTTAAACCGGGGGGTGTGTTCTTCAGCAGCAAACCTGTGATCCGCCATGCGATGGAGCTCGCCGATAAATCCTATTTTGATAGTCCTGAAAAACGCTTAAAAATGCCGGTGTGCAGGGATCCAtctgatgaggaagaggaggatgaagaagaagaagaaatggag ctTGACAAGTCAGCAGTGAGTGATGAAGAGGTCAGTGACATGGacgaaaagaaaagcaaagaagtGAAGTTGCCCAAAGTCAGTCGACGTTCTTCGCGTTCCTCCGCAGAGCAAGGAGGCAAACCCAAGCGCCGCCGCATCATCGTGGCCTCAGACAGCGACGGATCAGACGAGGAGTTCAAACCAGAGCAAGCTGCATCCAccagcgaggaagaggaggaagaggcgaCCATGAGCagtgaagaggaggagaaggagagcaGCCAAGAGTCGGAAGCAGACAGCCCAATCAAACCTGTGAAGCGCAAACGTCCCGCAGACAAATCCGTTAGTAAGAAAGCAAATACGCCGGCTACGCCCTCAGCTGGACCTAAACGAGCTCCAAAGACGATCACAGCTGACGCCAAAACCCGCTTGTCTGCCTTCTCCGCCCCAGACAGCTTCGAGAGCCAAGCAAACGGATCTGGTCCCGCCGGAGGAGCGACAACCTGGGATCATGAGAAGCTGGAATGGCTGCAGGACGGTCGGAGGAAGGACGGGAAGAGACGCCGTCAGAGTGAGGACGACTACGACCCGACCACCCTGTACGTCCCCGAAGACTTCCTGAACAGAAACACTCCTGGGATGCGCCGCTGGTGGCAGCTGAAGTCTGGGATGTTTGACACGGTGATTTTCTACAAGGTGGGAAAGTTTTACGAGCTGTATCACATGGACGCCGTGATTGGTGTCAACGAGCTCGGCCTGACATTCATGAAAGGCACTTGGGCGCACTCCGGCTTCCCAGAAATCGGCTTTGCACGTTTCTCAGACGTGTTGGTGCAGAAGGGCTACAAGGTGGCCCGCGTGGAGCAAACAGAGACCCCAGAAATGATGGAAGCGCGCTGCAAGACCATGGCCAAGCCCACGAAGTTCGACCGCGTCGTCCGAAGGGAAGTCTGCCGGATTATCACCCGCGGTACCCAAACCTACAGTGTGTTGGACGGTGCTCCTTCAGAGAGCCAGAGCAAGTTCCTCCTGAGCTTAAAGGAAAAGGCTGAAGATGAGAGCTCTGGACGCCATCGCACCTATGGCGTTTGCTTCGCAGACACATCAGTGGGATATTTCCACATCGGTCAGTTCTCAGATGATCGCCACTGCTCACGGCTACGCACCTTAATTGCACACTTCCCACCTGCTGAGGTCCTCTTCGAAAAGAGTAACCCGTCTGCCGAGACCCGCAAAATCTTGAAGGCGTCTCTGTCCTCCGCGCTGCAGGAAGGGCTGAACGCAGGGACACAGTTTTGGGATGCTCAGAAGACGCTGAAAACCCTCTCAGAGGAGAATTACTTTGAGGAGGCGGCTGGAGACGGATTCCTCCCTGcgttcctgcggaggatgaccTTGGAGAGCGACTCCTTGTGTCTGTCCCCTAAGGAAGGCTACGAGTTGGCGCTGTCGGCTTTAGGCGGCTGCATCTTTTACCTGAAGAAATGTCTGGTCGACAAAGAGCTGCTCTCCATGGCCAACTTTGAAGAGTATGTCCCTGTTGATGTGGAGTTAGAGAAAGCTGCTGGACCCGCCAGTTTTTTCTCCCAGACCCGTCAGCGGATGGTCCTGGACGGTGTGACGCTGGCGAACCTGGAGATCTTCCAGAACGGTTCAGGGGGAACTGAAGGGACGCTGTTGGAGCGTTTAGACTCCTGCTCTACTCCGTTTGGTAAGAGGTTGCTGAAGCAGTGGCTCTGCGCTCCGTTGTGTAACCCCGCCTCCATCAGGGACAGGCTGGACGCCATGGACGACCTGATTGCAGCGCAGGCTCAGGCCGCCGACGTCTCAGAGCTGCTGAAGAAGCTTCCAGATCTGGAGCGGCTTTTGAGTAAAATCCACAGCATTGGCACCCCTCTGAAGGGCCAGGACCACCCGGACTCTAGAGCGGTGCTCTATGAGGAAGTCACCTATAGCAAGCGCAAGATTGCTGATTTCCTATCAGCGCTAGAAGGCTTCAAAACCATGCAAGAGATCATTTCTGCTTTCACTCCAACTTCAGGCGACATTCGCTCCACGCTGCTTCGTCAGATTGTCAGCCTGAAGACAGAAGAGGACGGCCTCTTCCCAGATCTGTCGGCAGAGCTGAAGCGCTGGGAAACAGCTTTCGACCACCAGAAAGCCCGCACCACTGGAGTCATAACCCCTAAGACTGGCTTCGATCCGGAGTTCGACCAGGCTCTCGCAGAAATCAAAACCTGCGAACGGGACCTGCAGGACTATCTGGAGCGGCAGAAGAAGAGGCTCGGCTGTAAGAACATGGCGTACTGGGGAACCGGGCGGAACCGCTTTCAGATGGAAGTTCCCGACAGTGTTTCGGAGAGGAACATCCCCGAGGAGTATGAAGTGAAATCCACCAAGAAAGGCTATAAGCGCTACGTGACGAAGGAGAGCGAGCGGCTCTTCTCAGAGCTGCAGGGATTCGAAGAGAAGAGAGACGCAGCGCTGAAGGACTGCATGAGGAGGCTCTTCTACAACTTTGACAAGAACTACAGAGACTGGAGGACGGCTGTGGAATGCATGGCCGTGCTGG ATGTTCTGCTGGCTTTGTCCCGCTACAGTCTGGGTGGCGACGGGCCGATGGCCAGACCCCAGGTGGTTCTACCAGAGGACAATGACCGTGGCACGCCGTTCATTAACCTCACCGGATCCCGTCACCCGTGTGTGACTAAAACGTTTTTTGGGGATGACTTCATTCCTAATGACATCTTTATCGGTTGCCCTGGGAACAGTGAAGGTGATGAGGTGGAAGGTCGCGCCTCATGTGTCCTTGTAACGGGTCCAAACATGGGGGGGAAATCTACCCTAATGAGACAG tGTGGACTTGTGATTATCCTAGCCCAGCTCGGATGCTACGTTCCAGCTGAGAGCCTTTGCTTCACTCCAGTCGATCGGGTCTTCACTCGGCTGGGAGCATCAGATCGAATTATGGCTG GTGAGAGCACCTTCTACGTGGAGCTCAGTGAGACGGCCAGCATCCTGCACCACGCCACCAGGCATTCTCTGGTGCTCCTTGATGAACTCG GAAGGGGCACGGCTACATATGACGGCACAGCCATCGCCAGCGCTGTTGTGAAGGAGCTTGCTGATAAGATCTGCTGTCGCACTCTGTTCTCCACGCATTACCACTCCCTAGTGGAGGACTATGCTAACAACGCCACTGTGCGACTGGGCCACATG GCGTGCATGGTGGAGAACGAATGTGAGGATCCCAGTCAGGAAACCATCACGTTCCTCTACAAGTTCATCACCGGCGCTTGTCCGAAGAGCTACGGCTTCAACGCGGCGCGGCTCGCCAACCTGCCAGAGGAGGTCATCCAGTCTGGACACAGGAAGGCCAGAGAGTTTGAGAGAAGCACCATCAGCCTCAGACTATTCAG GAAACTCTGCCAGTTCGCTGAAGATGCTGCTCCAGACAACGCACGCTTCACTTCACTCGTTCAACTGCTTAACACCCTGTAG